From a region of the Balaenoptera ricei isolate mBalRic1 chromosome 11, mBalRic1.hap2, whole genome shotgun sequence genome:
- the MYD88 gene encoding myeloid differentiation primary response protein MyD88 isoform X2, with translation MAEGGPDEGSAPPTPSMSSLPLAALNVRVRRRLSLFLNLRAHVAADWTALAEEMGFEYLEIRRLETHADPTGSLLDDWQGRPGASVGRLLELLGKLGRDDLLMELGPSIEEDCQKYILKQQQEASEKPLQVDSVDSSIPRTRDPAGITICDDPLGQMPERFDAFICYCPSDIQFVQEMIRELEQTNHRLKLCVSDRDVLPGTCVWSIASAVGWWWLSLMITCKARNVTSRLSLHSASLQVPIRSD, from the exons ATGGCTGAAGGAGGCCCGGACGAGGGCTCCGCGCCCCCCACCCCTTCCATGTCCTCTCTGCCTCTGGCAGCGCTCAACGTGCGAGTGCGGCGCCGCCTGTCGCTCTTCCTAAACTTGCGGGCGCATGTGGCGGCCGACTGGACCGCGCTGGCAGAGGAGATGGGCTTCGAGTACTTGGAGATCCGGCGGCTGGAGACGCATGCCGACCCCACGGGCAGCCTGCTGGACGACTGGCAGGGACGCCCCGGCGCCTCGGTGGGCCGCCTGCTCGAGCTGCTCGGCAAGCTGGGCCGCGACGACTTGCTGATGGAACTGGGACCCAGCATCG AGGAGGATTGCCAAAAGTATATTctgaagcagcagcaggaggCATCTGAGAAGCCTTTACAGGTGGACTCTGTAGACAGCAGCATCCCTCGGACGAGAGATCCGGCGGGCATCACCATTTGCGATGACCCCCTGG GGCAAATGCCTGAGCGTTTTGACGCCTTCATCTGCTACTGCCCCAGCGATATCCAGTTTGTACAGGAGATGATCCGGGAGCTGGAACAGACAAACCATCGGCTGAAGTTGTGTGTGTCTGACCGCGATGTCCTGCCTGGCACCTGCGTCTGGTCCATCGCCA GTGCCGTCGGATGGTGGTGGTTGTCTCTGATGATTACTTGCAAAGCAAGGAATGTGACTTCCAGACTAAGTTTGCACTCAGCCTCTCTCCAG GTGCCCATCAGAAGCGACTGA
- the MYD88 gene encoding myeloid differentiation primary response protein MyD88 isoform X1, with product MAEGGPDEGSAPPTPSMSSLPLAALNVRVRRRLSLFLNLRAHVAADWTALAEEMGFEYLEIRRLETHADPTGSLLDDWQGRPGASVGRLLELLGKLGRDDLLMELGPSIEEDCQKYILKQQQEASEKPLQVDSVDSSIPRTRDPAGITICDDPLGQMPERFDAFICYCPSDIQFVQEMIRELEQTNHRLKLCVSDRDVLPGTCVWSIASELIEKRCRRMVVVVSDDYLQSKECDFQTKFALSLSPGAHQKRLIPIKYKSMKKEFPSILRFITVCDYTNPCTKSWFWTRLAKALSLP from the exons ATGGCTGAAGGAGGCCCGGACGAGGGCTCCGCGCCCCCCACCCCTTCCATGTCCTCTCTGCCTCTGGCAGCGCTCAACGTGCGAGTGCGGCGCCGCCTGTCGCTCTTCCTAAACTTGCGGGCGCATGTGGCGGCCGACTGGACCGCGCTGGCAGAGGAGATGGGCTTCGAGTACTTGGAGATCCGGCGGCTGGAGACGCATGCCGACCCCACGGGCAGCCTGCTGGACGACTGGCAGGGACGCCCCGGCGCCTCGGTGGGCCGCCTGCTCGAGCTGCTCGGCAAGCTGGGCCGCGACGACTTGCTGATGGAACTGGGACCCAGCATCG AGGAGGATTGCCAAAAGTATATTctgaagcagcagcaggaggCATCTGAGAAGCCTTTACAGGTGGACTCTGTAGACAGCAGCATCCCTCGGACGAGAGATCCGGCGGGCATCACCATTTGCGATGACCCCCTGG GGCAAATGCCTGAGCGTTTTGACGCCTTCATCTGCTACTGCCCCAGCGATATCCAGTTTGTACAGGAGATGATCCGGGAGCTGGAACAGACAAACCATCGGCTGAAGTTGTGTGTGTCTGACCGCGATGTCCTGCCTGGCACCTGCGTCTGGTCCATCGCCAGTGAACTCATTGAAAAGAG GTGCCGTCGGATGGTGGTGGTTGTCTCTGATGATTACTTGCAAAGCAAGGAATGTGACTTCCAGACTAAGTTTGCACTCAGCCTCTCTCCAG GTGCCCATCAGAAGCGACTGATCCCCATCAAGTACAAGTCAATGAAGAAAGAGTTCCCCAGCATCCTGCGGTTCATCACTGTCTGCGACTACACCAACCCCTGCACCAAGTCCTGGTTCTGGACTCGCCTCGCCAAGGCCCTGTCCCTGCCCTGA
- the MYD88 gene encoding myeloid differentiation primary response protein MyD88 isoform X3 codes for MAEGGPDEGSAPPTPSMSSLPLAALNVRVRRRLSLFLNLRAHVAADWTALAEEMGFEYLEIRRLETHADPTGSLLDDWQGRPGASVGRLLELLGKLGRDDLLMELGPSIEEDCQKYILKQQQEASEKPLQVDSVDSSIPRTRDPAGITICDDPLGQMPERFDAFICYCPSDIQFVQEMIRELEQTNHRLKLCVSDRDVLPGTCVWSIASELIEKRLARNVTSRLSLHSASLQVPIRSD; via the exons ATGGCTGAAGGAGGCCCGGACGAGGGCTCCGCGCCCCCCACCCCTTCCATGTCCTCTCTGCCTCTGGCAGCGCTCAACGTGCGAGTGCGGCGCCGCCTGTCGCTCTTCCTAAACTTGCGGGCGCATGTGGCGGCCGACTGGACCGCGCTGGCAGAGGAGATGGGCTTCGAGTACTTGGAGATCCGGCGGCTGGAGACGCATGCCGACCCCACGGGCAGCCTGCTGGACGACTGGCAGGGACGCCCCGGCGCCTCGGTGGGCCGCCTGCTCGAGCTGCTCGGCAAGCTGGGCCGCGACGACTTGCTGATGGAACTGGGACCCAGCATCG AGGAGGATTGCCAAAAGTATATTctgaagcagcagcaggaggCATCTGAGAAGCCTTTACAGGTGGACTCTGTAGACAGCAGCATCCCTCGGACGAGAGATCCGGCGGGCATCACCATTTGCGATGACCCCCTGG GGCAAATGCCTGAGCGTTTTGACGCCTTCATCTGCTACTGCCCCAGCGATATCCAGTTTGTACAGGAGATGATCCGGGAGCTGGAACAGACAAACCATCGGCTGAAGTTGTGTGTGTCTGACCGCGATGTCCTGCCTGGCACCTGCGTCTGGTCCATCGCCAGTGAACTCATTGAAAAGAGGTTGGCTAG GAATGTGACTTCCAGACTAAGTTTGCACTCAGCCTCTCTCCAG GTGCCCATCAGAAGCGACTGA
- the LOC132374857 gene encoding putative UPF0607 protein — MGNLLCKFRTWLRRHWPRRPQCPPRRGAPVGCHPLVLPSWEAATSDRYHPAAPAPAFCPGHRLSHQDRVPLSPGFYIAPERQYPIQQARNSRLGMLPLVNWRDSPKKPVLSAHNSIMFGHSRAIKIPPLGHKFTLLRSPPEQVVKVRKLVPPSHLPLPSPKEREVKVQEEPQRGTAKMEDHTETKGEDDRKRGHCSNRNIPLTSRPQETSGVLTSLECDPEPVDLLPEHPEDNLSENAQMSPMSSSSESHVICSDGDPGDVLPPWKPESHAMVFSAPTACCSLRWRGQQKKCWVKTTGPNHQAH; from the coding sequence ATGGGCAATTTACTTTGTAAATTTCGTACCTGGCTCCGCCGCCACTGGCCCCGCCGGCCCCAGTGCCCGCCCCGCCGTGGGGCCCCAGTGGGCTGTCACCCGCTGGTTTTGCCCTCCTGGGAGGCTGCCACATCTGACCGGTACCACCCCGCTGCTCCAGCGCCTGCCTTCTGCCCTGGTCACAGGCTTTCCCACCAGGATCGAGTGCCTTTATCGCCTGGCTTTTACATCGCGCCAGAAAGGCAGTATCCCATCCAGCAGGCCAGAAACTCCCGGCTGGGGATGCTTCCCTTGGTGAACTGGAGGGATTCGCCAAAGAAGCCCGTGCTGTCTGCTCATAATTCCATCATGTTCGGCCACTCGAGAGCCATCAAGATTCCTCCACTGGGGCACAAATTTACCCTCCTGCGTTCACCACCTGAGCAGGTAGTCAAGGTTAGGAAGCTGGTACCACCTAGTCACCTCCCACTTCCTTCCCCAAAGGAGAGGGAGGTGAAGGTCCAAGAAGAGCCCCAAAGAGGCACGGCAAAGATGGAGGATCACACAGAGACCAAAGGAGAGGACGATCGGAAGAGGGGTCACTGTAGCAATCGGAATATACCATTGACATCTAGGCCCCAGGAGACCAGTGGAGTCCTCACTTCCCTCGAGTGCGATCCTGAGCCAGTGGACCTCCTTCCCGAGCACCCAGAAGACAACTTGAGTGAGAACGCCCAGATGTCTCCAATGAGCTCCTCCTCAGAAAGCCATGTCATCTGCTCAGATGGAGATCCTGGAGATGTCCTGCCTCCTTGGAAGCCTGAGTCCCATGCCATGGTGTTCTCTGCCCCAACCGCATGCTGCTCCCTGCGCTGGAGAGGCCAACAAAAGAAGTGCTGGGTGAAGACCACCGGCCCAAATCACCAGGCTCACTGA